The following is a genomic window from Pirellulales bacterium.
TCATCTGGATTGGAACTATCAAGAACAAAACCGCACGGGCGATCATATCTGGTGGATCAGCAGCGTGGCAAAATTTCAATCGCACTATCCCGACTGGCAGCTAACCTACGACGTGCGTCGCATCATTCGCGAGATCTATGAGGCGAATCGAGAGCGCTGGGCCGCCGCCTAATGCAATTTGATAGGTTAAACACGGGCATGGGTGCCCTACCCGCGGCTTGCGTGGGCATGTTCCCCGAGCGATCCACTTGCCCGACCAAGGCGGTGGGCACGGCATCCGCTGATCTCCCATCGATCTCGCGGCGAATGAATGACTGACCGAATTACTCGCATGGAAATCCTGACCGCATGTGCGGAATAGCCGGCATCTGGAACTGCCGCCCCGGCTTCGATGCCGAACCGGCCGTGGGCGCGATGCTCGATGCGATGCAATATCGCGGCCCCGACGGCCGAGGCACGCTTGCGTTCGAAGGGGGGGCCGCGGGAATGGTGCGCCTTGCCCTGGTCGATCTCTCTCCACGCGGCATGCAGCCGATTTGGTCGGCCAACCGCCGCGTTGCGGTGCTGTTCAATGGCGAGATTTACAACTTCCGCTCCGAACGCGATCGTCTTCTCCGCTCCGGAGTCGAGTTCCACACCGGAACCGACACGGAAGTGATCCTTCAACTCTACCTGGAGGACAACGACAACTTCGTCGAGCGCTTGCGCGGTATGTTCGCGATTGCGGTGTTCGATTGGCGCTCCTCGTCGGCCGGCGCGTTGCCGATGCTCACGCTAGTGCGAGGTCCCTTGGGGATCAAGCCGCTCTATATCGCCGCGATGAGCGATGATCCGCATGCCATCGCGTTCGCGTCCGAGGTGCGCGGCTTGTTGGCCGGAGGCATTGTACCGCGGCGTGTTGACCCGGACGGGCTGAGCGATTTTCTCGCCTGCGGATTCGTCGCACAGCCGCGGACGATTATCTCCGGCGTGCGAATGCTGGAAGCCGGCTGGTTGGAACGGTATTCGCCTGGAGAGGAGGTCCGTCGGCGGCGATTCTGGCATCCACCGCCTTACCGTCCCCGCGCGGAAACGCTCGACGAGGCGGCTAGCCGCCTGCGCGGCATTTTGGAAGAGAGCATCGCGTTGCACGCCTTTGCCGACGCGCCGGTCGGCGCCTTCCTGAGCGGCGGCGTCGATTCCACGGGAATCGTCGGCCTGATGCGCAAGCATGTTTCCGAGTTGCGGACCTACACGCTTGCCTATCCCGACGCTCCACAGCGCGACGAATCGGAGTACGCAATCGAAACGGCCGCCCGCTTCGATTGCCGCAACACGGTGGTCGAAGTGCGCGGCAGCGAAATGCCCGACGTTTTGCCGGCGTTCGCCAGCGCGATGGACCAGCCGAGCTCCGACGGTTTGAACACGTGGCTGATCTCGCGGGCAGCAGCCGGCGATGTGAAGGCCGTGCTTTCGGGCATCGGCGGCGACGAATGGTTTTCCGGCTATCCTGTCACACGTCGCATGGCCTACTACGCCGTGCACCCGTTCGGCCGCGCCAAAGCCTTCGCCGGCACGGTGGCGGCAATGCTCACCGATTTGCTTCCCGAAGGAAAGATTCGCCAGCGGGCGTACAACCTCGCCATGCGTCGGTCGTCGCTATCGACTTGGCTGCATGCCCATTCGGTGTTTCGCTACGATCAAGCACGCCGCATGATCGGCCAGCCGGAAGACAATTCCGAACAAGTTCACGAGTTCGTTGACGCATTGACCGAGTTGCGCTCCGATTACGGCCGGGAGGGGCCTATCGGCCTGGCCTGTTTGTTGGATTTCCATTTCTATATGGGAAGCCAGTTGCTCCGCGACGCCGACGCCATGAGCATGTCGCATTCGCTCGAGTTGCGGACGCCGTACGTTGACGTCGAGGTGGTCGATTTCGCCCGAAGTTGCCAAAACGACTACAAGCTCCGCTACGATGGCGGCTTGGACGGCCATTATTCGCATAGCGGAGCGAAGCGGGTGTTGATCCACGCGTTGCGCGATGTCTTGCCGCTGGATATAGCGCAGCGTCCGAAGCGAGGCTTTGCATTGCCGATGGTCCATTGGATGCGCAACGACCTTCGTCCGCTACTGATGGACACTTGCAGTCACGCCGCCATCGCTCGCCGTGGATTGGTGGATCCGGCAGCGGTCGCCCCGATGATGCACGGGGCCGAGGCGATCTCAGCCAACCTCTATCCTCGTTTGTGGACGCTGATGCTGCTCGAATTGTGGTGCCGGGCGACGCTCGATGTTCCGGTGCGGGCGCCGGTGGCAAGCCGATGATGGTGAGCATGGTGCCGCATATGCCGGTGCTGACGGCTGAGCGCGAAGCAACTCAACCCGAGTTTTGCGCGGCTGGCGGAAACGCCACGCGAGGCATCAGCCCGGCCGATTAGAATGACTTAATGGACCGAACGACGACTAGTCTTGATCCAGTTTCGGCGTTGTCGCAGCCTCGCGGGCTCGCCCCGGCCGCATGCATGCGGGCCTCTGCGGCGAGCCGCAAAGCCCATGGCAAAGTGCTGGTTCTGGGCGACGGGATGACCTATTTCCTATCCGTCATTCGATCGCTTGGGCGCAAGCGGATCGAAGTGCATACGGCATGGTGTGCGCCGCGGTGCCCGGCATCGCGGTCGCGATATGTGTCCGCTTGGCACGCCCTGCCGTTCCCAGATGCGAGCGGTGGATGGAAGCCGGCTCTTTTGGAACTGCTGCGTCGCGAGCAATTCGATTTGGTGATTCCGACCAACGAACAGTCGATGCGTCCGTTGCAGCGGGATCGCGGCGATTTCGCGGCGGCCGGTTCGATCTACCTGTTGGACGATCATGCGTTCGGCGTGCTGTTTGACAAGCGGAAAAGCGCGGATCTCGCTCGCTCGATCGGAATGTTCGTCCCGCGAGGCGCAATGGCAGCAGATCTGGCGGAGTGTCGCCGGCTTGGTGCTGAATATGCGTGGCCGGTCGTGCTCAAACCGCTATCGAGCTTCGACGATGCCGATCTTTCGCAGCGGCGAGCCGTGGTGAAGGCCTACAACGATGAAGAGTTGGAAGGCGGCGCCCGGCGGTTGCTGGCGCATGGCCCCGTTCTGGTGCAAGAGTGCTTCGTGGGCACGGGCGTCGGCGTCGAGGTGTTGGCCTGTCACGGTGAGGTGTTGGCGGAATTTCAACATGAGCGCGTCCATCTACCGCCGCGTGGTGGTGCGAGCACCTATCGCAAGAGCGCGGCGATGTCGCCCGAGTTGCTGGAAGCGACGCGGCGTTTGGTCGCCCGGCTGAATTACACCGGCGTCTTGATGGTCGAGTTCTTGGTGAATCGCGACACGCGCGAGTGGCGATTCGTGGAGACCAATGCGCGATTCTGGGGATCGCTGCCGTTGGCGGTCGCAGCCGGTTGCGATTTTCCATACTACCTCTACCGGATGCTCGTGGACGGTGAGCGACATTTTCCCCGGCACTATCGCACCGGTCTTTATTGCCGAAACCTGACCGCCGATTTGTATTGGGCGCACGACAATCTCCGCGCCAACCGCACCGATCCGACGTTGATGACGGTGCCATTGGCCCAAACGCTGCGAGAATTGAGCCACGTGCTTTTGCTTCGCGAGCGGTCGGACACCTTGGTGTGCGACGATCCTTGGCCGGGCCTGGTCGAATTGGGACAGTTTGTTCGCGTGAATTCGGCGAAGTTTGCTCGGCGTGCGATGGCGCGAGCCGCCTGCGCGGCACTCGGCATTCCTGCCGTCCGACAGCGCGCGACCGCCAAAACTCGGGCCGCGCTCGAACGGGCCGAATCGGTGCTGTTTGTCTGCTTAGGCAATATCTGCCGTAGTCCGTTCGCGGAACACTACGCGCGCCGCGTGTTGCCGGCGGCGGTCGCTGTTCGCTCGAGTGGTCTGTATCCCCGGCCGAACCGCCCGAGTCCCGAGCCGGCCATCCTCGCCGCGAGCGAGCAGGGGGTCGATCTGTCCCGTCATCGAGCGGATGTGTTGAACGAAGAAAGCGTTGGCCGCTCGGATCTGATTTTCAGTTTCGATGAATCGGTGCATCAAGAAATTCGCCGCCGGTTTCCGGCGGCCCGCGGGAAGTTGCATCGTTTCGCCCTATTGGCGGACGACGGGCCCGTCGAGGTTCCGGATCCGTTCGGCGGATCACTTGCCCGCTTTCGAGTGGTGTATCGCCGGATCGCGGCGGTGTTGGATTCCGCCGCCGCGCGGCTTGCCGACGGCCGGCTGGAAGACGGATCGGGGATCGCTCCGTCGCAGGTTGCGCGGCCGAACGCGACGGCCGACGCTCGCGGGGCGGCAACTGATTGTGCGGCGGTTTCCTCTGGCTTCTAGAATCTGCCGATCGATTGACGAACTAATGCTTCGCTTGCTTTCCCAAATCCACGTCGTTTCGACCGCCGCGACCTTGCATTGGCTGTTGAGCATGTTGGCGTTTGTCGGTTTGTGGGCAGGGGAATTGTACTGTGTTCAGAAGAAGACGTTGATTTCGGCCCAAGACAGCAGCGAACGGTTTGTCCGCTGGTCGCCGCGGATCCGGCTTGCTCTGAATATCTGTTTCATCTTCGTGGTTTCGACATTTCTGCCAAGATGGTGGCTGCTGGGAATATCGGTGATCGTGTTCCTCGTTCACTGGGGATTGATTAGTCATTATCAATACTTTTTGCGTCCGCTTTCCGCGCTATCGCTATTCCATAATTGGCGCGAAGGCGTGATCGCCGGAGGTTACACGTTTGGCGTGCGGCGCACGCGTCTGACATGGATCTTGGCCACGATCCTACTCGTCAAGGCGGCGCTTCTGCTCACGATGCCGGCAGAATCCGGGATCAGCGGATGGTGGGTGAAAGGCGTCGGATTGCTGGCGCTCGTGGGATACCTTGCGATTGCCGTCGTCGCAAGTTGGATGGACCCTTTGGAAAAAATCCGCACGACCCGCGGCTTTGGCCGCGTGAGCCTGATTCGCGGCTATTTCATCACGTGGCTGGCCGAGTTTTATTATCTGGGGCGTCATGAGGTTTTGACTGGCGCCCTGCGCCAACGCGAGATCCGCCAGGATCATTTGTCGCCGGTCGAATCGCCGATAACGGTCCACAATCGGCTGATCATTATCCAAGTGGAAAGCCTCGATTTCAACGTTCTGGGATTCGAGATCGGCGGGCAGGAAGTGACGCCGTTCTTGAATCGCTTGCAGCAGCAGTCGCTCTTCTACCGCGTTGCGGGAGCGCGGCATATCGGCTCGGCCGATGCCGATTTCGTCATGCTCAGCGGCGTCATGCCTTCCACCCGCATCATCACCTACAATATTCCGAACTATCCTTACGAAAACACGCTGCCACAGTTCCTCTCGCAGTATGGCTATCGCACCGCCGCATTTCACGGCAACACCGGCAATTTTTACAATCGGCGCGACGCATTCGAGAAGATGGGCTTGGCCGAAATGCATTTTCGCGAGGAAATGGTATTTCGCGATGGCCTGCGGGCGCAAAGCTGGGGCGTCGACGATCGCGATGTGCTCGATCTTTCCGCTCGGCGCCTGCAAGACGCGGGCGACGAGGAACGCATTTGCCACTTCATCATCACGCTCACGACGCACACCCCCTACACGATGCTGCCGTCATCCGAACAGGAGCTGTTTGCCAAACCTCAATCGATGGCCCAGCACTATCTCAACAACATGCGGTGGCTGGATCATCGGCTCCGCGATTATGTCGGTTCGCTGAAGTTAGCGACCGTGGTGATCTACTCCGATCATGCTGCCGATCCGGCGATCGGTCCGGAATTCCGGGCGCATTGGGACGGGCTGAAGGAATTCGTCCCTTGCTTCATTTTCAACACGGACGAAGATCTCGGGGCATGCCAGCAAACCAGCGAATCCGTCGCCCGCGGCGGTTCGCTAACGATGCTCGATATCAGCGGTTATTTGCGCAGCCAGGTGGCGAAGGCCTGTCCGATCGTCAATGCGGCGCATGGTGGTTAAAATGACGCATCGTGCAACCGTTTTCTTTCCAATGGCCGGCCGAGGGGCTCGCTTCGGCCACGTGTTCAAGCCGTTCTTGCCGATCGGTCAGGAAACATTCATCGAGGCGGCGGTGCGGCCATTCCGCAAGTGGGCATCGGCCGTCGAACGGCTCATCTTTGTTTTCCTCGAGGAACAAGATATTGCCCACCACGTAACGGCCCGGCTGACGAACATGTTTCAGGGTCTGCCGATCGCGACGGTCGTGCTGCAAGATCCGACGCGCGGTCCGGCCGAAACGTTGGTCCGGGGCGTCGCAGGAGCGCATGCCGTCGGGCCGGCCATCGTTTGCGATTGCGACCATTCGGTCAACGTGGATCCTCTGTTTGCATGGATCGATTCACCATCGGCCGAAGCGGAGGCTGCCATCCCGGTTTGGGATCTGACGGGCGAAAACCCGCAGGCATGGAGTATCGCCAGCGTGGAGCCGGACGGCTCGGTCACGGCGATCGCCGAAAAGCGATTTCCCGAAGGAAAGGGCGAACCGCTGGGAGTCGTCGGCTGCTATTGCTTTCGCCACATTGAGCAAATTGCCGATCAATGTGCCCGACGGTCGCTCGTAAACATCTCGGATGTGATCGGCGAATTGATCGCGGAGAACCGCACGGTCGCGGCCGTGCGCATCGAGGAAGCCGAGTTCTTTGGCGATCCCTCGCGATTGCAGAATTCTTTGCGGCTTCGCACGCCTGCTGCCGGCGACGAACGCGCCGAACCGCGTGAGAATGCCGATGGCTAGCAACCCGCCAATTCATACGAATATCCACGAACATATCCACGTCTACGCCGACGGCGCCGTGCTCGATCAGATTCCTTCGCTGATCCAGCGCTTCAAGGTTCGCGGATTCACGACGAATCCGACGCTGATGGCTCAGGCGGGCATCCGCGACTATGAGACGTTCGCTCGTTCGCTACTCGAGTCGACCGGCGAATTGCCGGTGTCGTTCGAAGTGTTCGACGACGACCTGGCGGGCATGCAACGGCAAGCCCTCAAGCTGGCCGCCTGGGGAAAGAGCGTGTATGTCAAGATTCCAATCACGAACACGCTGCGGCAACCGACGAACGAACTGATCCGTGCGCTATCGCGGGAAGGTGTCAAGGTAAACGTTACCGCGGTGTTCACGCCGGAACAAATCGATAGCCTCGTCGATTGCTTTCCAAGCGGCACGCCCGGTGTGGTGTCGGTTTTCGCGGGCCGCATCGCCGACGCCGGGATCGATCCGGCTCCGATCTTGCGGCATGCCTTGCAGCGGTTTGCGGCGCAAGAGCATGTGCAGCTGTTGTGGGCCAGCGTGCGAGAAGTGTTCAACGTCGTGACCGCGGCCGAGGTCGGTTGCCAGATCGTCACGGTGCCGATCCCGATGTTGGAGAAACTGAATTCGCTGGGGAAGGATCTGACGGAGTTTTCCTTGGACACGGTGAAGATGTTTCGCAAGGATGCCGTGGCTTCAGGTTTCAATCTTTAGATCATGCCGACGCTCGCATCGCCGCTGACGCTGATCTTCCCGATGGCGGGGCAATCCGCGCACGAAGGGTTCAAATTCAAGCCCTTTCTCACCCTCGACAAGGAAACTCTGATCGAGGCGGCCGTGCGGCCGTTCGAGAAATGGAAGTCGAGCGTGCGGCGGTTGGTGTTTGTCGTGCTGGAAGAGCACGATCGCGATTACGGCGTCGCGGCCCGGCTGCATGAGCTTTTCTCGATGTGGCCGCATGATGTAATCGTGCTAGCGCATCCGACCGAGGGGCCGGCCATGACGCTGGCCGAAGCCGTGGCGCGCGGACGGATTGCTGGCCCCGCGATCGTGTGCGATTGCGATCATTCGCTGAATGTCGATCCGCTATTCGGCCGAATCGCGGAAGGGGCCGGCATCGAATGCGGCTTCCCCACCTGGAGCCTCCGCGGAGAAAATCTGCGGGCTTGGAGCGTGGCGGCTTGCGGACCGAATGGCCAGGTGGCGGCGATTGCCGAGAAGCAATTGCCGGCGGCGAAAGGCGATTTCGTCGGCGTCGTCGGTTGCTATTACTTCGCACACGTCGAAGCAATCGCCGAAATCGTCTGCCAGCGGCGGTTTGCCTATCTCTCGACTGCGATTCAAGAACTGATCGCCGCCGGCAGCAAGGTGATCGGCGTGCCGATCGCGCGTGCCGAATTCTTCGGCGACACGCGCGGATTGCTCCAAGCCAGGGCCCGGCGCGATCAATTTGTCGGCTCGATTTTTTGCGATCTGGACGGCACCGTCATCGAGCATGAAGCGTCGCCGCGATACGATCAACCTCTCGTGATTCTGCCGGGCAGCAGGGAAAAACTTGCCGAATGGGTCGATGCAGGTTATCTCGTCGTACTCACCACCGCACGCCCGCCATCCGATCAGGCGCCGCTGGAGCAAAGCCTGCGCGAGGCGGGAGTGGCCTACCATCGATTGATCCTGGGCCTTCCGAGCGGGCCTCGCTATTCGATCAACGACCGCAAGCCGTCGGCAATCCTGGTTCCGCAAACCGTGGCGTATGAAGTGTCGCGCAACGAGGGGATTCAGCACATCGTGATCCCTTCCATGACGCCCACGGTTCTCAAGCGCTTCCACGGGGCATCGCTCGCCGACACCGTGCTGGTGGAAGACGACGAGAAACTGTTCGTTCGCAAGCGGGTTCTCAAGCGCGATCAGCTCACGCTCGGCTATGCGAAGCTGCGAAACCAATACCGCACGATGGAACGGCTTGCGCAATACGGCAACATCGTCCCGGCGCTCTACGGCGAACACGATAATTCGCTGGAATACTACTACGACATGGAATATCTGCCCAGGCATCGGCCCGTATCGCAACTCGATAGCGCCGAGCTGGGCGAAGCACTCGGCCGGCTGATGACGTTCTTGCAAGACCGAATCTATGCCGTGAAAACGTCGACCAGTTGTATGGGCGAAGACTGGTTGCTGGCCCATTTTGCCCGCAAGATTTTTCCGAAGCTCGACGGCGTGCAGTCGTATCCCGCGCTCGCGAGATTGGTGAACGCCGAGCGAGTATGCATTAACGGTCGCAGTCGGCCAGGGTTGCGAGCGTTGCTCTCGACGGCTTCGAGTTCGCGCGTCGCTCGGTCGTTGGCGCCGAGATGGCTGTCGGCCGTCCACGGCGATTTGACGTTCGAAAACGTGCTCTACCACCAGGGCGACTTCCGAGTGATCGATGCCGATGGCGGCGACTTTTTGGACGCTGCCGAACTCGACATGGGAAAGATTTTTCAAT
Proteins encoded in this region:
- the asnB gene encoding asparagine synthase (glutamine-hydrolyzing); the protein is MCGIAGIWNCRPGFDAEPAVGAMLDAMQYRGPDGRGTLAFEGGAAGMVRLALVDLSPRGMQPIWSANRRVAVLFNGEIYNFRSERDRLLRSGVEFHTGTDTEVILQLYLEDNDNFVERLRGMFAIAVFDWRSSSAGALPMLTLVRGPLGIKPLYIAAMSDDPHAIAFASEVRGLLAGGIVPRRVDPDGLSDFLACGFVAQPRTIISGVRMLEAGWLERYSPGEEVRRRRFWHPPPYRPRAETLDEAASRLRGILEESIALHAFADAPVGAFLSGGVDSTGIVGLMRKHVSELRTYTLAYPDAPQRDESEYAIETAARFDCRNTVVEVRGSEMPDVLPAFASAMDQPSSDGLNTWLISRAAAGDVKAVLSGIGGDEWFSGYPVTRRMAYYAVHPFGRAKAFAGTVAAMLTDLLPEGKIRQRAYNLAMRRSSLSTWLHAHSVFRYDQARRMIGQPEDNSEQVHEFVDALTELRSDYGREGPIGLACLLDFHFYMGSQLLRDADAMSMSHSLELRTPYVDVEVVDFARSCQNDYKLRYDGGLDGHYSHSGAKRVLIHALRDVLPLDIAQRPKRGFALPMVHWMRNDLRPLLMDTCSHAAIARRGLVDPAAVAPMMHGAEAISANLYPRLWTLMLLELWCRATLDVPVRAPVASR
- a CDS encoding ATP-grasp domain-containing protein, whose protein sequence is MRASAASRKAHGKVLVLGDGMTYFLSVIRSLGRKRIEVHTAWCAPRCPASRSRYVSAWHALPFPDASGGWKPALLELLRREQFDLVIPTNEQSMRPLQRDRGDFAAAGSIYLLDDHAFGVLFDKRKSADLARSIGMFVPRGAMAADLAECRRLGAEYAWPVVLKPLSSFDDADLSQRRAVVKAYNDEELEGGARRLLAHGPVLVQECFVGTGVGVEVLACHGEVLAEFQHERVHLPPRGGASTYRKSAAMSPELLEATRRLVARLNYTGVLMVEFLVNRDTREWRFVETNARFWGSLPLAVAAGCDFPYYLYRMLVDGERHFPRHYRTGLYCRNLTADLYWAHDNLRANRTDPTLMTVPLAQTLRELSHVLLLRERSDTLVCDDPWPGLVELGQFVRVNSAKFARRAMARAACAALGIPAVRQRATAKTRAALERAESVLFVCLGNICRSPFAEHYARRVLPAAVAVRSSGLYPRPNRPSPEPAILAASEQGVDLSRHRADVLNEESVGRSDLIFSFDESVHQEIRRRFPAARGKLHRFALLADDGPVEVPDPFGGSLARFRVVYRRIAAVLDSAAARLADGRLEDGSGIAPSQVARPNATADARGAATDCAAVSSGF
- a CDS encoding sulfatase-like hydrolase/transferase codes for the protein MLRLLSQIHVVSTAATLHWLLSMLAFVGLWAGELYCVQKKTLISAQDSSERFVRWSPRIRLALNICFIFVVSTFLPRWWLLGISVIVFLVHWGLISHYQYFLRPLSALSLFHNWREGVIAGGYTFGVRRTRLTWILATILLVKAALLLTMPAESGISGWWVKGVGLLALVGYLAIAVVASWMDPLEKIRTTRGFGRVSLIRGYFITWLAEFYYLGRHEVLTGALRQREIRQDHLSPVESPITVHNRLIIIQVESLDFNVLGFEIGGQEVTPFLNRLQQQSLFYRVAGARHIGSADADFVMLSGVMPSTRIITYNIPNYPYENTLPQFLSQYGYRTAAFHGNTGNFYNRRDAFEKMGLAEMHFREEMVFRDGLRAQSWGVDDRDVLDLSARRLQDAGDEERICHFIITLTTHTPYTMLPSSEQELFAKPQSMAQHYLNNMRWLDHRLRDYVGSLKLATVVIYSDHAADPAIGPEFRAHWDGLKEFVPCFIFNTDEDLGACQQTSESVARGGSLTMLDISGYLRSQVAKACPIVNAAHGG
- a CDS encoding NTP transferase domain-containing protein, which produces MTHRATVFFPMAGRGARFGHVFKPFLPIGQETFIEAAVRPFRKWASAVERLIFVFLEEQDIAHHVTARLTNMFQGLPIATVVLQDPTRGPAETLVRGVAGAHAVGPAIVCDCDHSVNVDPLFAWIDSPSAEAEAAIPVWDLTGENPQAWSIASVEPDGSVTAIAEKRFPEGKGEPLGVVGCYCFRHIEQIADQCARRSLVNISDVIGELIAENRTVAAVRIEEAEFFGDPSRLQNSLRLRTPAAGDERAEPRENADG
- a CDS encoding transaldolase, which encodes MASNPPIHTNIHEHIHVYADGAVLDQIPSLIQRFKVRGFTTNPTLMAQAGIRDYETFARSLLESTGELPVSFEVFDDDLAGMQRQALKLAAWGKSVYVKIPITNTLRQPTNELIRALSREGVKVNVTAVFTPEQIDSLVDCFPSGTPGVVSVFAGRIADAGIDPAPILRHALQRFAAQEHVQLLWASVREVFNVVTAAEVGCQIVTVPIPMLEKLNSLGKDLTEFSLDTVKMFRKDAVASGFNL
- a CDS encoding phosphotransferase, giving the protein MPTLASPLTLIFPMAGQSAHEGFKFKPFLTLDKETLIEAAVRPFEKWKSSVRRLVFVVLEEHDRDYGVAARLHELFSMWPHDVIVLAHPTEGPAMTLAEAVARGRIAGPAIVCDCDHSLNVDPLFGRIAEGAGIECGFPTWSLRGENLRAWSVAACGPNGQVAAIAEKQLPAAKGDFVGVVGCYYFAHVEAIAEIVCQRRFAYLSTAIQELIAAGSKVIGVPIARAEFFGDTRGLLQARARRDQFVGSIFCDLDGTVIEHEASPRYDQPLVILPGSREKLAEWVDAGYLVVLTTARPPSDQAPLEQSLREAGVAYHRLILGLPSGPRYSINDRKPSAILVPQTVAYEVSRNEGIQHIVIPSMTPTVLKRFHGASLADTVLVEDDEKLFVRKRVLKRDQLTLGYAKLRNQYRTMERLAQYGNIVPALYGEHDNSLEYYYDMEYLPRHRPVSQLDSAELGEALGRLMTFLQDRIYAVKTSTSCMGEDWLLAHFARKIFPKLDGVQSYPALARLVNAERVCINGRSRPGLRALLSTASSSRVARSLAPRWLSAVHGDLTFENVLYHQGDFRVIDADGGDFLDAAELDMGKIFQSLVGRYEFWAHSDAPLCEFADDSNIVLKRDFPPPDPAVKDLCVRHWSQILHASEDQAYAKGLFYMALHLIRMIPFRLRVSEEQALYAMCMATEWMNTAFEQL